The following proteins come from a genomic window of Streptomyces sp. NBC_00539:
- a CDS encoding alpha-ketoacid dehydrogenase subunit beta, with protein MTTVAVQPGTKPATMAQALGRAMRDAMAEDPTVHVMGEDVGTLGGVFRITDGLAKEFGEDRCTDTPLAEAGILGAAVGMAMYGLRPVVEMQFDAFAYPAFEQLISHVAKMRNRTRGAMPLPITIRVPYGGGIGGVEHHSDSSEAYYVATPGLTVVTPATVEDAYGLLRASIASDDPVVFLEPKRLYWSKAQWSPDAPAEVPGIGKALVRRTGTSATLITYGPSLPVCLEAAEAAREEGWDLEVVDLRSLVPFDEETVVASVRRTGRAVVVHEAGGFGGPGAEIAARVAERCFHHLEAPVLRVTGFDIPYPPPMLEKHHLPGVDRILDTVGRLQWEN; from the coding sequence ATGACGACGGTGGCGGTGCAGCCGGGGACCAAGCCGGCGACCATGGCGCAGGCCCTCGGCAGGGCGATGCGCGACGCGATGGCCGAGGACCCGACGGTCCACGTGATGGGTGAGGACGTCGGCACGCTCGGCGGGGTCTTCCGGATCACCGACGGCCTCGCGAAGGAGTTCGGCGAGGACCGCTGTACGGACACCCCGCTCGCGGAGGCCGGCATCCTCGGCGCCGCGGTCGGCATGGCCATGTACGGGCTGCGGCCGGTCGTGGAGATGCAGTTCGACGCGTTCGCGTACCCGGCGTTCGAGCAGCTGATCTCGCACGTCGCGAAGATGCGCAACCGCACGCGCGGCGCGATGCCGCTGCCGATCACCATCCGCGTGCCGTACGGCGGCGGGATCGGCGGGGTGGAGCACCACAGCGACTCCTCCGAGGCGTACTACGTGGCGACGCCCGGGCTGACCGTGGTCACCCCGGCGACCGTCGAGGACGCGTACGGGCTGCTGCGCGCGTCGATCGCGAGCGACGACCCGGTGGTCTTCCTGGAGCCGAAGCGCCTGTACTGGTCGAAGGCGCAGTGGTCGCCCGACGCTCCGGCCGAGGTGCCGGGCATCGGCAAGGCGCTGGTGCGGCGGACGGGCACGAGCGCGACGCTGATCACGTACGGGCCGTCGCTGCCGGTGTGCCTGGAGGCCGCCGAGGCGGCCCGCGAGGAGGGCTGGGACCTGGAGGTCGTGGACCTGCGCTCGCTCGTCCCGTTCGACGAGGAGACGGTCGTCGCCTCGGTACGCCGCACGGGTCGCGCCGTGGTGGTCCACGAGGCTGGCGGCTTCGGCGGACCGGGTGCGGAGATCGCCGCCCGGGTGGCGGAGCGCTGCTTCCACCACCTGGAGGCGCCGGTGCTGAGGGTGACGGGGTTCGACATCCCGTACCCGCCGCCGATGCTGGAGAAGCACCATCTGCCGGGTGTGGACCGGATCCTGGACACCGTGGGACGCCTGCAGTGGGAGAACTGA
- a CDS encoding dihydrolipoamide acetyltransferase family protein has translation MPQVLEFKLPDLGEGLTEAEIVRWLVAVGDVVEIDQPVVEVETAKAMVEVPCPYGGVVTARFGEEGTELPVGAPLIMVAVGPADPDPAPESSGSGNVLVGYGTDHSRPARRRRIRPGAATAVTAPVVPVPVSAPVGPLGPVPVISPLVRKLARDNGVDLRELRGSGPEGLILRADVEAALREQAAPAPAPVAAAAGAVGSVGAPVGERIPLKGLRGAVAEKLSRSRREIPEATCWVDADATELMAARAAMNAVGGPKISVLALLARICTAALAKYPELNSTVDLAAKEIVRLPAVHLGFAAQTERGLMVPVVRDAHTHSPESLSAEFARLTELARAGKLAPADLTGGTFTLNNYGVFGVDGSTPIINHPEAAMLGVGRIIPKPWVHQGELAVRQVVQLSLTFDHRVCDGGTAGGFLRYVADCVESPAVLLRSL, from the coding sequence ATGCCGCAGGTACTGGAGTTCAAGCTGCCCGACCTCGGTGAGGGGCTGACCGAAGCGGAGATCGTCCGCTGGCTGGTGGCGGTGGGCGACGTCGTCGAGATCGACCAGCCGGTGGTCGAGGTCGAGACGGCCAAGGCGATGGTGGAGGTGCCGTGCCCGTACGGGGGCGTGGTCACCGCCCGGTTCGGGGAGGAGGGGACCGAACTGCCGGTCGGCGCGCCGCTGATCATGGTGGCGGTGGGTCCTGCGGATCCGGACCCGGCTCCGGAGTCGTCCGGCTCCGGGAACGTGCTGGTCGGGTACGGCACGGACCACTCGCGTCCGGCGCGCAGGCGGCGGATCCGGCCGGGGGCCGCGACGGCCGTGACGGCTCCGGTGGTGCCTGTTCCGGTTTCGGCTCCGGTGGGGCCGCTGGGGCCGGTTCCGGTGATCTCGCCGCTCGTACGCAAGCTCGCCCGGGACAACGGGGTCGATCTGCGGGAGCTGCGGGGGTCGGGCCCCGAGGGGCTGATCCTGCGGGCGGACGTGGAGGCGGCGCTGCGGGAGCAGGCCGCGCCGGCGCCGGCTCCGGTGGCGGCCGCCGCGGGGGCCGTGGGGTCGGTGGGAGCTCCTGTGGGTGAACGGATCCCGCTCAAGGGACTGCGCGGGGCGGTGGCGGAGAAGCTGTCGCGCAGCCGCCGCGAAATCCCGGAGGCCACCTGCTGGGTGGACGCGGACGCCACCGAACTGATGGCGGCCCGGGCCGCGATGAACGCCGTGGGCGGCCCCAAGATCTCGGTGCTGGCGCTGCTGGCCCGGATCTGCACGGCCGCGCTGGCCAAGTACCCGGAGCTCAACTCCACCGTGGACCTGGCGGCGAAGGAGATCGTCCGGCTCCCGGCCGTGCACCTGGGCTTCGCCGCGCAGACCGAGCGGGGCCTGATGGTCCCGGTGGTGCGGGACGCCCACACGCACAGTCCGGAGTCCCTGTCGGCGGAGTTCGCCCGGCTCACCGAGCTGGCGCGGGCCGGGAAGCTGGCGCCGGCGGACCTGACGGGCGGGACGTTCACCCTGAACAACTACGGGGTGTTCGGGGTCGACGGCTCCACGCCGATCATCAACCACCCGGAGGCGGCGATGCTGGGTGTGGGCCGGATCATTCCGAAGCCGTGGGTCCACCAGGGCGAACTCGCGGTGCGCCAGGTGGTCCAGCTGTCGCTGACCTTCGACCACCGCGTCTGCGACGGCGGCACGGCCGGCGGCTTCCTGCGCTACGTGGCGGACTGCGTCGAATCCCCGGCGGTCCTGCTCCGCTCGCTGTAA
- a CDS encoding SMI1/KNR4 family protein: protein MPFDALLFFGDNGGGDQFAFVQTPRRPDVFVWEHETDSRRWVAGDLRDYLGRSLAAGGDDWYR from the coding sequence ATGCCGTTCGACGCCCTCCTGTTCTTCGGGGACAACGGCGGCGGAGACCAGTTCGCCTTCGTGCAGACGCCGCGGAGGCCGGACGTCTTCGTCTGGGAACACGAGACCGACAGCCGCCGCTGGGTGGCCGGCGACCTCCGGGACTACCTGGGACGTTCGCTCGCCGCGGGCGGAGACGACTGGTACCGGTAG